Proteins encoded within one genomic window of Apis mellifera strain DH4 linkage group LG1, Amel_HAv3.1, whole genome shotgun sequence:
- the LOC409093 gene encoding platelet binding protein GspB isoform X3: MEGGDGPSAISSNPTAIKAAQEEMGRLDVLVCGQCHSVFHFIEEFQEHRTKEGACTQISHFRENSNNEQKAQVWAFLLWKDSQIQQEGSDRDSTNSWKLYQKWCKMDTHIRDSWIAAGKTIQTFTKISNAKMQDVPRQNQISSNAEGKPVVVRKVIRNGQPEDDSKKDSKISEAKNQKSNESFDEVEKKEKPKLKPTIKLKAKSNKAGDEDRDSSDEEYTVEKILAKRFNPKKRCSEYLLKWEGLGHEHNRWEPAENVATCKHLLEEFERNLAKQKELKAAQQQANAKAAGRGGNPAQKTIIKSDAKPGPSTAAQVGRPMRSSKSKAMDQVKQWCGSMKDEDNDLLGKRRMDYSESDSEDGGSSAAKRAKGDTGSDEDWTGESEEEKLLGRSDVIQRAFNRANAQSNGSNRASGSSSDLATSLGLQSPEGAKSNQPPVLVANAKGVVKVDPKQMPNLTSGVYVMSRKDGIIKLDSSPSGKLAVKGSPTTQGVLMVQNRDNTNVVRKQVISASQSNSVTPVKVVSKMDGSQVVTQMKVVSKPVTSKAGGQRSADGRPLLPRPPLRATTPTSVLGIGSTIRTPVRAPAPRQVQSQQTRQVLQKRTTAVTTQSNSVSPGNVTQIRPKFTVLSPQPKQVVKSGTSPVQQAKQSPKTPVGKPQSLLSPQQKLLMAKRKAQEAAGIVKPGGRGLLAAARTTAGRGRGKLAETPANTPGNKLKESKLAEGDGLHMEFHEVGSEESSSEGEPELPPPEADTIATTEPDSPPRPFTLCPLTGRIIGPDGEPVEQPAEPEPEPEPTGAPLSTIKTNTTTSESIDVTATTTTTELVLPSLDSLTEGGGIMRVEMSPGGTTGTIVQTSESAQINLTNVSVPAPDLPCLDDTAPAVTTPTTTTATPLTEATSASESSITAGLTTATVTSTSTIAIASTDVTKAEEKISEERKVAEDTSNLVTITGEDGVVYQVAGQAEDGQTLLVTRDADGEQQCVYVTTEQQGDDGSVLTLDHAVAEAVAQLIPDQVNLASQFYVKEGGAEPTENPMVMSIMDNTNTADVAEGQEDGDGHGQVVAQVVQAEEPTPGGTRRVVLLLPDGNLMMTEVTEEQYAALGLGK; this comes from the exons atggaGGGTGGCGATGGCCCTTCGGCCATCAGTAGTAATCCTACTGCTATTAAAG CTGCACAAGAAGAGATGGGAAGATTAGATGTTCTTGTGTGTGGACAGTGCCATTcagtttttcattttattgaagAATTTCAAGAACATCGTACAAAAGAAGGCGCTTGTACCCAAATTTCACATTTTCGTGAAAATAGTAAt aatgaaCAAAAAGCACAAGTTTGGGCTTTTCTTTTATGGAAAGATTCCCAAATCCAACAAGAGGGTTCAGATAGAGACTCAACAAACTCATGGAAGTTATATCAAAAATGGTGTAAAATGGATACGCACATAAGGGATTCCTGGATTGCAGCTGGGAAAACCATTCaaacatttacaaaaattagtaATGCAAAAATGCAAGATGTACCAAGACAAAATCAAATAAGTTCTAATGCAGAAG GAAAACCAGTAGTTGTTCGTAAAGTAATTAGGAACGGACAGCCAGAAGATGATAGTAAAAAAGATAGTAAAATTTCAGAAGCAAAGAATCAAAAAAGTAATGAATCTTTTGatgaagtagaaaaaaaagaaaaaccaaaATTGAAACCTACAATAAAACTTAAG GCTAAATCTAATAAAGCTGGCGATGAAGATAGAGATTCGAGTGATGAAGAATACACAGTAGAAAAGATATTAGCAAAACGATTTAATCCGAAAAAAAGATgttcagaatatttattaaaatgggAAGGTCTTGGACA TGAACATAATAGATGGGAACCCGCTGAGAATGTAGCCACATGTAAACatttattagaagaatttgaaagaaatcttGCTAagcaaaaagaattgaaagctGCTCAGCAACAAGCAAATGCAAAAGCAGCAGGCCGAGGCGGTAATCCTGctcaaaaaacaattataaaatcagaTGCTAAACCTGGACCAAGTACTGCAGCTCAAGTAGG ACGACCCATGCGTTCAAGTAAATCAAAAGCAATGGATCAAGTGAAGCAATGGTGCGGTTCAATGAAAGACGAAGATAATGacc tactAGGAAAAAGGAGAATGGATTATTCCGAGAGCGATTCTGAGGATGGAGGCAGTAGCGCTGCTAAACGAGCGAAAGGCGACACAGGTAGTGATGAAGATTGGACTGGAGAGTCcgaggaggaaaaattattgggTCGAAGCGATGTGATTCAACGCGCATTTAATCGTGCCAATGCTCAATCGAACGGGTCTAACAGAGCAAGTGGTTCGTCTTCAGATCTTGCGACTTCATTGGGACTTCAATCTCCCGAAGGAGCAAAATCTAACCAACCACCGGTTTTAGTCGCGAATGCCAAAGGAGTCGTTAAAGTTGATCCAAAGCAAATGCCAAACTTAACATCCGGCGTGTACGTAATGTCACGGAAAGATGGCATCATCAAGTTGGATTCGTCCCCTAGCGGAAAATTGGCTGTAAAAGGTTCGCCGACTACACAAGGTGTTTTGATGGTTCAAAATCGAGATAATACTAATGTAGTGAGGAAGCAAGTAATATCCGCATCGCAATCGAATTCTGTTACACCGGTAAAAGTGGTTTCTAAAATGGATGGAAGTCAAGTAGTAACCCAGATGAAAGTAGTTTCTAAACCTGTTACGAGTAAAGCAGGAG GCCAACGCAGTGCGGACGGTCGTCCTTTGTTACCGAGACCTCCACTGCGTGCGACGACACCAACTAGCGTACTCGGAATTGGATCAACAATTCGCACACCTGTTAGGGCACCAGCCCCGAGACAAGTTCAGTCCCAGCAAACGCGTCAGGTGCTACAAAAACGTACAACAGCTGTAACTACGCAAAGTAACTCGGTGAGTCCTGGAAATGTTACTCAGATTAGACCGAAGTTTACGGTGCTTAGTCCACAGCCAAAGCAAGTGGTAAAGTCTGGAACTAGTCCAGTGCAACAGGCTAAACAGTCGCCGAAAACACCAGTTGGTAAGCCACAGTCATTATTATCTCCGcagcaaaaattattaatggcaAAAAGGAAAGCTCAAGAAGCAGCGGGTATCGTTAAACCAGGTGGCCGTGGCCTCCTAGCAGCTGCTCGTACCACTGCCGGCCGAGGTAGAGGGAAATTGGCTGAAACACCAGCGAACACTCCAGGAAATAAACTGAAAGAAAGTAAATTGGCGGAGGGTGATGGACTTCACATGGAATTCCACGAAGTAGGATCCGAAGAAAGTAGCAGCGAGGGTGAACCAGAACTTCCACCTCCCGAAGCCGATACCATTGCTACTACGGAACCTGACAGTCCTCCTAGGCCGTTCACTCTCTGTCCATTGACGGGACGCATCATTGGACCAGATGGTGAACCAGTCGAACAACCAGCCGAACCAGAGCCCGAACCTGAACCTACTGGAGCACCATTGTCCACTATCAAAACAAACACAACCACATCAGAGAGTATAGACGTCACCGCTACAACTACCACCACGGAATTAGTTCTACCTTCCCTTGATTCTCTTACAGAAGGTGGTGGAATAATGAGAGTCGAAATGAGTCCCGGTGGAACAACGGGTACAATTGTTCAAACCAGTGAATCAGCGCAGATCAATTTGACAAATGTATCCGTTCCTGCACCGGATCTTCCGTGCTTGGATGATACAGCTCCTGCTGTCACTACGCCAACTACAACCACAGCAACACCATTGACAGAAGCAACCTCGGCCAGTGAATCCTCTATCACAGCGGGATTGACTACAGCTACAGTTACCTCGACTAGCACAATAGCAATAGCTTCTACTGATGTAACTAAAgctgaagaaaaaatatcggaAGAGAGGAAGGTAGCTGAGGATACATCGAATTTAGTAACAATAACAGGCGAGGATGGTGTTGTTTACCAAGTGGCTGGTCAAGCTGAAGATGGTCAAACGTTATTGGTGACTCGAGACGCTGATGGCGAACAACAATGCGTATATGTTACCACGGAACAACAAGGAGACGATGGATCCGTATTAACGTTGGACCATGCTGTAGCAGAAGCTGTAGCTCAGTTAATACCTGACCAAGTAAACCTGGCTTCGCAGTTCTATGTGAAGGAAGGTGGAGCGGAACCTACCGAGAATCCAATGGTAATGTCTATTATGGACAACACAAATACAGCAGATGTGGCAGAGGGACAGGAAGACGGTGATGGTCATGGCCAAGTTGTAGCTCAAGTCGTACAAGCAGAAGAACCTACTCCAg GTGGCACCAGAAGAGTAGTTTTACTCTTGCCCGATGGAAATCTGATGATGACGGAAGTGACGGAAGAACAATATGCTGCACTTGGACTCGGCAAGTGA
- the LOC409093 gene encoding proteoglycan 4 isoform X4, with product MEGGDGPSAISSNPTAIKAAQEEMGRLDVLVCGQCHSVFHFIEEFQEHRTKEGACTQISHFRENSNNEQKAQVWAFLLWKDSQIQQEGSDRDSTNSWKLYQKWCKMDTHIRDSWIAAGKTIQTFTKISNAKMQDVPRQNQISSNAEGKPVVVRKVIRNGQPEDDSKKDSKISEAKNQKSNESFDEVEKKEKPKLKPTIKLKAKSNKAGDEDRDSSDEEYTVEKILAKRFNPKKRCSEYLLKWEGLGHEHNRWEPAENVATCKHLLEEFERNLAKQKELKAAQQQANAKAAGRGGNPAQKTIIKSDAKPGPSTAAQVGRPMRSSKSKAMDQVKQWCGSMKDEDNDLLGKRRMDYSESDSEDGGSSAAKRAKGDTGSDEDWTGESEEEKLLGRSDVIQRAFNRANAQSNGSNRASGSSSDLATSLGLQSPEGAKSNQPPVLVANAKGVVKVDPKQMPNLTSGVYVMSRKDGIIKLDSSPSGKLAVKGSPTTQGVLMVQNRDNTNVVRKQVISASQSNSVTPVKVVSKMDGSQVVTQMKVVSKPVTSKAGGTQKTEPIKIQPKPDPTQLPQIHVVTAVPAPITLQPRISTGIRPGPVTGQRSADGRPLLPRPPLRATTPTSVLGIGSTIRTPVRAPAPRQVQSQQTRQVLQKRTTAVTTQSNSQKLLMAKRKAQEAAGIVKPGGRGLLAAARTTAGRGRGKLAETPANTPGNKLKESKLAEGDGLHMEFHEVGSEESSSEGEPELPPPEADTIATTEPDSPPRPFTLCPLTGRIIGPDGEPVEQPAEPEPEPEPTGAPLSTIKTNTTTSESIDVTATTTTTELVLPSLDSLTEGGGIMRVEMSPGGTTGTIVQTSESAQINLTNVSVPAPDLPCLDDTAPAVTTPTTTTATPLTEATSASESSITAGLTTATVTSTSTIAIASTDVTKAEEKISEERKVAEDTSNLVTITGEDGVVYQVAGQAEDGQTLLVTRDADGEQQCVYVTTEQQGDDGSVLTLDHAVAEAVAQLIPDQVNLASQFYVKEGGAEPTENPMVMSIMDNTNTADVAEGQEDGDGHGQVVAQVVQAEEPTPGGTRRVVLLLPDGNLMMTEVTEEQYAALGLGK from the exons atggaGGGTGGCGATGGCCCTTCGGCCATCAGTAGTAATCCTACTGCTATTAAAG CTGCACAAGAAGAGATGGGAAGATTAGATGTTCTTGTGTGTGGACAGTGCCATTcagtttttcattttattgaagAATTTCAAGAACATCGTACAAAAGAAGGCGCTTGTACCCAAATTTCACATTTTCGTGAAAATAGTAAt aatgaaCAAAAAGCACAAGTTTGGGCTTTTCTTTTATGGAAAGATTCCCAAATCCAACAAGAGGGTTCAGATAGAGACTCAACAAACTCATGGAAGTTATATCAAAAATGGTGTAAAATGGATACGCACATAAGGGATTCCTGGATTGCAGCTGGGAAAACCATTCaaacatttacaaaaattagtaATGCAAAAATGCAAGATGTACCAAGACAAAATCAAATAAGTTCTAATGCAGAAG GAAAACCAGTAGTTGTTCGTAAAGTAATTAGGAACGGACAGCCAGAAGATGATAGTAAAAAAGATAGTAAAATTTCAGAAGCAAAGAATCAAAAAAGTAATGAATCTTTTGatgaagtagaaaaaaaagaaaaaccaaaATTGAAACCTACAATAAAACTTAAG GCTAAATCTAATAAAGCTGGCGATGAAGATAGAGATTCGAGTGATGAAGAATACACAGTAGAAAAGATATTAGCAAAACGATTTAATCCGAAAAAAAGATgttcagaatatttattaaaatgggAAGGTCTTGGACA TGAACATAATAGATGGGAACCCGCTGAGAATGTAGCCACATGTAAACatttattagaagaatttgaaagaaatcttGCTAagcaaaaagaattgaaagctGCTCAGCAACAAGCAAATGCAAAAGCAGCAGGCCGAGGCGGTAATCCTGctcaaaaaacaattataaaatcagaTGCTAAACCTGGACCAAGTACTGCAGCTCAAGTAGG ACGACCCATGCGTTCAAGTAAATCAAAAGCAATGGATCAAGTGAAGCAATGGTGCGGTTCAATGAAAGACGAAGATAATGacc tactAGGAAAAAGGAGAATGGATTATTCCGAGAGCGATTCTGAGGATGGAGGCAGTAGCGCTGCTAAACGAGCGAAAGGCGACACAGGTAGTGATGAAGATTGGACTGGAGAGTCcgaggaggaaaaattattgggTCGAAGCGATGTGATTCAACGCGCATTTAATCGTGCCAATGCTCAATCGAACGGGTCTAACAGAGCAAGTGGTTCGTCTTCAGATCTTGCGACTTCATTGGGACTTCAATCTCCCGAAGGAGCAAAATCTAACCAACCACCGGTTTTAGTCGCGAATGCCAAAGGAGTCGTTAAAGTTGATCCAAAGCAAATGCCAAACTTAACATCCGGCGTGTACGTAATGTCACGGAAAGATGGCATCATCAAGTTGGATTCGTCCCCTAGCGGAAAATTGGCTGTAAAAGGTTCGCCGACTACACAAGGTGTTTTGATGGTTCAAAATCGAGATAATACTAATGTAGTGAGGAAGCAAGTAATATCCGCATCGCAATCGAATTCTGTTACACCGGTAAAAGTGGTTTCTAAAATGGATGGAAGTCAAGTAGTAACCCAGATGAAAGTAGTTTCTAAACCTGTTACGAGTAAAGCAGGAGGTACACAGAAAACAGAGCCTATAAAGATCCAGCCGAAACCAGATCCGACACAGTTACCGCAGATACATGTCGTGACCGCGGTGCCGGCTCCCATAACTTTGCAACCAAGAATAAGTACAGGAATACGTCCTGGACCTGTTACAGGCCAACGCAGTGCGGACGGTCGTCCTTTGTTACCGAGACCTCCACTGCGTGCGACGACACCAACTAGCGTACTCGGAATTGGATCAACAATTCGCACACCTGTTAGGGCACCAGCCCCGAGACAAGTTCAGTCCCAGCAAACGCGTCAGGTGCTACAAAAACGTACAACAGCTGTAACTACGCAAAGTAACTCG caaaaattattaatggcaAAAAGGAAAGCTCAAGAAGCAGCGGGTATCGTTAAACCAGGTGGCCGTGGCCTCCTAGCAGCTGCTCGTACCACTGCCGGCCGAGGTAGAGGGAAATTGGCTGAAACACCAGCGAACACTCCAGGAAATAAACTGAAAGAAAGTAAATTGGCGGAGGGTGATGGACTTCACATGGAATTCCACGAAGTAGGATCCGAAGAAAGTAGCAGCGAGGGTGAACCAGAACTTCCACCTCCCGAAGCCGATACCATTGCTACTACGGAACCTGACAGTCCTCCTAGGCCGTTCACTCTCTGTCCATTGACGGGACGCATCATTGGACCAGATGGTGAACCAGTCGAACAACCAGCCGAACCAGAGCCCGAACCTGAACCTACTGGAGCACCATTGTCCACTATCAAAACAAACACAACCACATCAGAGAGTATAGACGTCACCGCTACAACTACCACCACGGAATTAGTTCTACCTTCCCTTGATTCTCTTACAGAAGGTGGTGGAATAATGAGAGTCGAAATGAGTCCCGGTGGAACAACGGGTACAATTGTTCAAACCAGTGAATCAGCGCAGATCAATTTGACAAATGTATCCGTTCCTGCACCGGATCTTCCGTGCTTGGATGATACAGCTCCTGCTGTCACTACGCCAACTACAACCACAGCAACACCATTGACAGAAGCAACCTCGGCCAGTGAATCCTCTATCACAGCGGGATTGACTACAGCTACAGTTACCTCGACTAGCACAATAGCAATAGCTTCTACTGATGTAACTAAAgctgaagaaaaaatatcggaAGAGAGGAAGGTAGCTGAGGATACATCGAATTTAGTAACAATAACAGGCGAGGATGGTGTTGTTTACCAAGTGGCTGGTCAAGCTGAAGATGGTCAAACGTTATTGGTGACTCGAGACGCTGATGGCGAACAACAATGCGTATATGTTACCACGGAACAACAAGGAGACGATGGATCCGTATTAACGTTGGACCATGCTGTAGCAGAAGCTGTAGCTCAGTTAATACCTGACCAAGTAAACCTGGCTTCGCAGTTCTATGTGAAGGAAGGTGGAGCGGAACCTACCGAGAATCCAATGGTAATGTCTATTATGGACAACACAAATACAGCAGATGTGGCAGAGGGACAGGAAGACGGTGATGGTCATGGCCAAGTTGTAGCTCAAGTCGTACAAGCAGAAGAACCTACTCCAg GTGGCACCAGAAGAGTAGTTTTACTCTTGCCCGATGGAAATCTGATGATGACGGAAGTGACGGAAGAACAATATGCTGCACTTGGACTCGGCAAGTGA
- the LOC409093 gene encoding uncharacterized protein LOC409093 isoform X6: MEGGDGPSAISSNPTAIKAAQEEMGRLDVLVCGQCHSVFHFIEEFQEHRTKEGACTQISHFRENSNNEQKAQVWAFLLWKDSQIQQEGSDRDSTNSWKLYQKWCKMDTHIRDSWIAAGKTIQTFTKISNAKMQDVPRQNQISSNAEGKPVVVRKVIRNGQPEDDSKKDSKISEAKNQKSNESFDEVEKKEKPKLKPTIKLKAKSNKAGDEDRDSSDEEYTVEKILAKRFNPKKRCSEYLLKWEGLGHEHNRWEPAENVATCKHLLEEFERNLAKQKELKAAQQQANAKAAGRGGNPAQKTIIKSDAKPGPSTAAQVGRPMRSSKSKAMDQVKQWCGSMKDEDNDLLGKRRMDYSESDSEDGGSSAAKRAKGDTGSDEDWTGESEEEKLLGRSDVIQRAFNRANAQSNGSNRASGSSSDLATSLGLQSPEGAKSNQPPVLVANAKGVVKVDPKQMPNLTSGVYVMSRKDGIIKLDSSPSGKLAVKGSPTTQGVLMVQNRDNTNVVRKQVISASQSNSVTPVKVVSKMDGSQVVTQMKVVSKPVTSKAGGQRSADGRPLLPRPPLRATTPTSVLGIGSTIRTPVRAPAPRQVQSQQTRQVLQKRTTAVTTQSNSQKLLMAKRKAQEAAGIVKPGGRGLLAAARTTAGRGRGKLAETPANTPGNKLKESKLAEGDGLHMEFHEVGSEESSSEGEPELPPPEADTIATTEPDSPPRPFTLCPLTGRIIGPDGEPVEQPAEPEPEPEPTGAPLSTIKTNTTTSESIDVTATTTTTELVLPSLDSLTEGGGIMRVEMSPGGTTGTIVQTSESAQINLTNVSVPAPDLPCLDDTAPAVTTPTTTTATPLTEATSASESSITAGLTTATVTSTSTIAIASTDVTKAEEKISEERKVAEDTSNLVTITGEDGVVYQVAGQAEDGQTLLVTRDADGEQQCVYVTTEQQGDDGSVLTLDHAVAEAVAQLIPDQVNLASQFYVKEGGAEPTENPMVMSIMDNTNTADVAEGQEDGDGHGQVVAQVVQAEEPTPGGTRRVVLLLPDGNLMMTEVTEEQYAALGLGK, from the exons atggaGGGTGGCGATGGCCCTTCGGCCATCAGTAGTAATCCTACTGCTATTAAAG CTGCACAAGAAGAGATGGGAAGATTAGATGTTCTTGTGTGTGGACAGTGCCATTcagtttttcattttattgaagAATTTCAAGAACATCGTACAAAAGAAGGCGCTTGTACCCAAATTTCACATTTTCGTGAAAATAGTAAt aatgaaCAAAAAGCACAAGTTTGGGCTTTTCTTTTATGGAAAGATTCCCAAATCCAACAAGAGGGTTCAGATAGAGACTCAACAAACTCATGGAAGTTATATCAAAAATGGTGTAAAATGGATACGCACATAAGGGATTCCTGGATTGCAGCTGGGAAAACCATTCaaacatttacaaaaattagtaATGCAAAAATGCAAGATGTACCAAGACAAAATCAAATAAGTTCTAATGCAGAAG GAAAACCAGTAGTTGTTCGTAAAGTAATTAGGAACGGACAGCCAGAAGATGATAGTAAAAAAGATAGTAAAATTTCAGAAGCAAAGAATCAAAAAAGTAATGAATCTTTTGatgaagtagaaaaaaaagaaaaaccaaaATTGAAACCTACAATAAAACTTAAG GCTAAATCTAATAAAGCTGGCGATGAAGATAGAGATTCGAGTGATGAAGAATACACAGTAGAAAAGATATTAGCAAAACGATTTAATCCGAAAAAAAGATgttcagaatatttattaaaatgggAAGGTCTTGGACA TGAACATAATAGATGGGAACCCGCTGAGAATGTAGCCACATGTAAACatttattagaagaatttgaaagaaatcttGCTAagcaaaaagaattgaaagctGCTCAGCAACAAGCAAATGCAAAAGCAGCAGGCCGAGGCGGTAATCCTGctcaaaaaacaattataaaatcagaTGCTAAACCTGGACCAAGTACTGCAGCTCAAGTAGG ACGACCCATGCGTTCAAGTAAATCAAAAGCAATGGATCAAGTGAAGCAATGGTGCGGTTCAATGAAAGACGAAGATAATGacc tactAGGAAAAAGGAGAATGGATTATTCCGAGAGCGATTCTGAGGATGGAGGCAGTAGCGCTGCTAAACGAGCGAAAGGCGACACAGGTAGTGATGAAGATTGGACTGGAGAGTCcgaggaggaaaaattattgggTCGAAGCGATGTGATTCAACGCGCATTTAATCGTGCCAATGCTCAATCGAACGGGTCTAACAGAGCAAGTGGTTCGTCTTCAGATCTTGCGACTTCATTGGGACTTCAATCTCCCGAAGGAGCAAAATCTAACCAACCACCGGTTTTAGTCGCGAATGCCAAAGGAGTCGTTAAAGTTGATCCAAAGCAAATGCCAAACTTAACATCCGGCGTGTACGTAATGTCACGGAAAGATGGCATCATCAAGTTGGATTCGTCCCCTAGCGGAAAATTGGCTGTAAAAGGTTCGCCGACTACACAAGGTGTTTTGATGGTTCAAAATCGAGATAATACTAATGTAGTGAGGAAGCAAGTAATATCCGCATCGCAATCGAATTCTGTTACACCGGTAAAAGTGGTTTCTAAAATGGATGGAAGTCAAGTAGTAACCCAGATGAAAGTAGTTTCTAAACCTGTTACGAGTAAAGCAGGAG GCCAACGCAGTGCGGACGGTCGTCCTTTGTTACCGAGACCTCCACTGCGTGCGACGACACCAACTAGCGTACTCGGAATTGGATCAACAATTCGCACACCTGTTAGGGCACCAGCCCCGAGACAAGTTCAGTCCCAGCAAACGCGTCAGGTGCTACAAAAACGTACAACAGCTGTAACTACGCAAAGTAACTCG caaaaattattaatggcaAAAAGGAAAGCTCAAGAAGCAGCGGGTATCGTTAAACCAGGTGGCCGTGGCCTCCTAGCAGCTGCTCGTACCACTGCCGGCCGAGGTAGAGGGAAATTGGCTGAAACACCAGCGAACACTCCAGGAAATAAACTGAAAGAAAGTAAATTGGCGGAGGGTGATGGACTTCACATGGAATTCCACGAAGTAGGATCCGAAGAAAGTAGCAGCGAGGGTGAACCAGAACTTCCACCTCCCGAAGCCGATACCATTGCTACTACGGAACCTGACAGTCCTCCTAGGCCGTTCACTCTCTGTCCATTGACGGGACGCATCATTGGACCAGATGGTGAACCAGTCGAACAACCAGCCGAACCAGAGCCCGAACCTGAACCTACTGGAGCACCATTGTCCACTATCAAAACAAACACAACCACATCAGAGAGTATAGACGTCACCGCTACAACTACCACCACGGAATTAGTTCTACCTTCCCTTGATTCTCTTACAGAAGGTGGTGGAATAATGAGAGTCGAAATGAGTCCCGGTGGAACAACGGGTACAATTGTTCAAACCAGTGAATCAGCGCAGATCAATTTGACAAATGTATCCGTTCCTGCACCGGATCTTCCGTGCTTGGATGATACAGCTCCTGCTGTCACTACGCCAACTACAACCACAGCAACACCATTGACAGAAGCAACCTCGGCCAGTGAATCCTCTATCACAGCGGGATTGACTACAGCTACAGTTACCTCGACTAGCACAATAGCAATAGCTTCTACTGATGTAACTAAAgctgaagaaaaaatatcggaAGAGAGGAAGGTAGCTGAGGATACATCGAATTTAGTAACAATAACAGGCGAGGATGGTGTTGTTTACCAAGTGGCTGGTCAAGCTGAAGATGGTCAAACGTTATTGGTGACTCGAGACGCTGATGGCGAACAACAATGCGTATATGTTACCACGGAACAACAAGGAGACGATGGATCCGTATTAACGTTGGACCATGCTGTAGCAGAAGCTGTAGCTCAGTTAATACCTGACCAAGTAAACCTGGCTTCGCAGTTCTATGTGAAGGAAGGTGGAGCGGAACCTACCGAGAATCCAATGGTAATGTCTATTATGGACAACACAAATACAGCAGATGTGGCAGAGGGACAGGAAGACGGTGATGGTCATGGCCAAGTTGTAGCTCAAGTCGTACAAGCAGAAGAACCTACTCCAg GTGGCACCAGAAGAGTAGTTTTACTCTTGCCCGATGGAAATCTGATGATGACGGAAGTGACGGAAGAACAATATGCTGCACTTGGACTCGGCAAGTGA